In the genome of Synergistaceae bacterium, the window CTTCTCTAATTTCGGGGCGTATGTCGCTTTCGAGTCATCCTGCGGGGAAAATGTCATCTCACCTTTCAGAGCCTCGCACGCAATCTCACTCCCAATTTCAGCAAGCCTCGTGTAAAGGTCTGACGCATTCTCGGACGGGTCAATGTCAATTTCTGACTGAGCTAGAATTTTCCCTGCGTCCATTCCCGCCGACAGCCTGAACACCGTAACGCCCGTATGAGTCCTCCCGTCAAGCAATGCCCGCTGAACAGGTGCCGCCCCGCGGTATTCCGGCAATAATGACGGGTGAATGTTCAGGCACATGCGCGACAAAAACGGCTCGCGTATAATCTGCCCAAAGTCCACCACAAATATAATGTCAGGATTCTCAGCCTCCAACGCGGAAATTAATTCGTGATTCTCGGTGAGCTTCCCTGTTCTTGTTACTGTGAGTCCGAGATTGCCCGCTGTGATTTCGACAGGGGAAGGATTTTCGCGGCTGTTCCTGCCTGAACGAGTCGGATTTCCCGTGATGATTCTGGTGAAAGTGAGTCCCCTCCGCGTGAGTCCCTCAAGACATAGCGAGGCAAATTGCCCCGTGCCTGTGTACCATATATTCACCTAGAAATGCCCCCCGGTATGTTTGGCGGCCTTCTTCTTGATGGCGTTGCGCTTTAGGTTCGACAGGTAATCAATGAAAAGTTTTCCCGACAAGTGATCCATTTCGTGAAGGAATGCCCGCGCCGTGTAGCCCTCGCCCTCAAATGTTACTGTCTCCCCGTTAAGGTCATTGGACTCGATTTTCACCCACTGAGGCCGGACGATGTTGGCATAAATTCCCGGAAAACTGAGACAGCCTTCTTCACCTTCCTGAATGCCTTTCTGATCTATGACTCTGGGATTGATTAGCACGTAGCTTTTTCCGTCATATTCGACAACGGCAATTTTCTTGAGGACTCCGACTTGAGGCGCGGCGAGTCCGACTCCGTCATGAACACGCATTGACGAGAACAAAACTTTAACGAAGTCCGCTAATCCCTCGTCAAAAACTGTAACAGGCTCTGAAATTTTCTTCAGCACGGGATCAGGGTACTTCCTTATTTCTAGGATGCCCGATGATGATTCAGATGTCAAATTTTTTCACGCTCCCTTGAATTTTATGCCGACAATTTTATGTGATTAGGGCTAATAGTCAATTTGCGCGGTTGATTATGATTGACCTATCAAATATAATGCGGCTCGTAAAAATTCCATTGACACAAAGCAGGTGATTCAGTTGCAGAATTTATCACACGACATAGAGACATACATACTAGGCTTGCTTGAGGACGAGGACGAAAATTTTATCAGTCTCAGGCGCAAAGAGCTTGCCGAAATGTTTGAGTGCGTTCCGAGTCAGATAAATTACGTTCTCCGCAGCAGGTTCACGCCGGAGCAGGGCTATCTGACAGAGAGCAGGAGGGGTGAGCATGGCTACATAAAAATCTTCAGGATAACCTGCGAGAAGACAAGCGAAAAACTCAGGCACATCAACGAAATTATAGGCAATGAGATAACGTACAGGGGAGCGCGGAAATTATTGGCGACATTGCAGGACAGGGGAATGATTACGGGGCGGGAGCGTCTGATTATCGAGGTGGCATTGAAATATATCACCGACTCCGGCCATGACGAAGACACACAAGAGACTGCATACCTTCTCAAAAACATGCTGGGCGGTCTCATGAAAGCACAGGGAGGACAAATATAACATGTGGCAGTTCTACACGGAGAGGGCGAAAAGGGTCATACAGTTAGCACATCAGGAAGCGTCAAATATGGGTCATTCTATGGTTGAGCCTGAGCACCTGCTCATAGGGCTACTCAGCGAGGGAGGCGGGACAGCCTGCCAGGCACTTGAAGAATTAGGGGTGAATACGGAAAATCTTGCTGACCATATCCGCGAGCTTATCGGGAAATCTCATGACATCCTCGCAAAGCCCGTTGACCTTCCCATGAGTCAGAGAATGAAGCGTGCGCTAGAGCTGGCCATGATTGAGGCGCGGAAAATGGGCGTGAATTATGTTGACACAGAACACATACTGCTTGGGATTCTCGCTGACGACTCCGGGCTTGCGGTTCAGCAGTTCAGGGTGATGGGCCTTACTCCGTCGACAGTATCGAAACAGGTTGCGGAAATTCTTGCTGACGGTGCCGGGAAGCAGATTGCCTCGTCAAATGTCGACTCAAAATCCAAGAGGAAAGCCAAAGTTAAGACTCCGACTCTTGACCATCTCGGCACAGATTTGACCGAACGCGCCAAAAACGGCGAGCTTGACCCCGTTATAGGCCGTGAGAAAGAAATAAAGCGCGTCATGCAGGTTTTGTGCCGCCGTACGAAAAGCAATCCCGTACTCATCGGCGACCCGGGAGTCGGAAAAACAGCAATAGTTGAGGGACTCGCAAGACAGATAGCTTCAGGGACAGTCCCGGAGCCTTTGAGAGAGAAAAGAATCGTACAGCTCAATATGGGAACGCTTGTAGCCGGGACGAAATATCGCGGAGAATTTGAAGAGAGACTCCGCCGAATCGTGAAGGAATTAACCGACAGCAAGGGGGATGTTATTCTTTTTGTTGACGAGGTACACACAATAATCGGCGCGGGGAATGCTGAAGGCTCAACGGACGCGGCAAATATCCTCAAGCCTGAGCTATCTCGCGGGGCGTTTCAGCTCATCGGGGCTACTACGCAGGACGAGTACCGCAAATACG includes:
- the def gene encoding peptide deformylase; amino-acid sequence: MTSESSSGILEIRKYPDPVLKKISEPVTVFDEGLADFVKVLFSSMRVHDGVGLAAPQVGVLKKIAVVEYDGKSYVLINPRVIDQKGIQEGEEGCLSFPGIYANIVRPQWVKIESNDLNGETVTFEGEGYTARAFLHEMDHLSGKLFIDYLSNLKRNAIKKKAAKHTGGHF
- a CDS encoding CtsR family transcriptional regulator; amino-acid sequence: MQNLSHDIETYILGLLEDEDENFISLRRKELAEMFECVPSQINYVLRSRFTPEQGYLTESRRGEHGYIKIFRITCEKTSEKLRHINEIIGNEITYRGARKLLATLQDRGMITGRERLIIEVALKYITDSGHDEDTQETAYLLKNMLGGLMKAQGGQI
- a CDS encoding methionyl-tRNA formyltransferase; translation: MNIWYTGTGQFASLCLEGLTRRGLTFTRIITGNPTRSGRNSRENPSPVEITAGNLGLTVTRTGKLTENHELISALEAENPDIIFVVDFGQIIREPFLSRMCLNIHPSLLPEYRGAAPVQRALLDGRTHTGVTVFRLSAGMDAGKILAQSEIDIDPSENASDLYTRLAEIGSEIACEALKGEMTFSPQDDSKATYAPKLEKSEFALSFTDSALKFVNTVRALDMSGGAYAVIGGKRVKIWRACVRRDISGECGHVVKTEGNPVVMCADFGVELCEVQSEGKRKMTGREWSAGLRLKLCKV